One part of the Vitis riparia cultivar Riparia Gloire de Montpellier isolate 1030 chromosome 8, EGFV_Vit.rip_1.0, whole genome shotgun sequence genome encodes these proteins:
- the LOC117919644 gene encoding dolichyl-diphosphooligosaccharide--protein glycosyltransferase subunit 4A, which translates to MFDDQDLGFFANFLGIFIFVLVIAYHYVMADPKYEGN; encoded by the coding sequence ATGTTTGACGATCAGGACCTGGGCTTTTTTGCCAATTTTCTTGGTATCTTTATATTTGTGCTGGTAATTGCTTACCATTACGTGATGGCCGACCCCAAATATGAAGGCAATTGA
- the LOC117920645 gene encoding uncharacterized protein LOC117920645: MLSLAAVARGPTHAVWLCRLGSALRTVLACSIVGCTTLFGPPPLQRLLAFPAFSYVTAVLIVSDARLGDTLRGCWHVLCATVQVVVPAMLSLWLIGAGQLSTGLAAAVVALSVFVVGLPEWTHLMAKRIAFGQIVIVYVGASIIHGEGAGAFMHLLQVASSTALGALASVLALLLPYPRLASGEVNEIWKSYAENASERLNLFLGAFSAPDNSTALDSISQAKFFSERGDKLLQTIRLVEDGILWERPWTRFFKPHCFDPGDRLQAIEIPLRGMEIALSSFTSLPTAIADDQLGDALQRVTLNTSLRLEQAKCSQPLASTTVPNSTGKFLDKPLQALKTISPAHAAPSAFFFLSCMQLLQDGLPSPQNPEPISNIGHKSNTEESRNSKKPVTYSFKMMWSSWNMSLASGRLVFAFKCSLSLGLAVLFGLMYNKENAYWSGLTIAISFATGRQAMFTVANARAQGTAMGSVFGILGCFVFQSSTVIRFLLLLPWIIFASFLMHSRMYGQAGGISAVIGALLILGRKNYGSPSEFAIARITEAFIGLSCFIMVEILLRPRRAATLAKIQLSQSLATLQECIKEMVVCVGQTDSPHFVLPAMREKQNKLKMNVNELNKFIGEAKLEPNFWFLPFQGACYSKLWESLSKVEDLLLFVAHNIDFLLQASQRFEVSWKEIQENIHSDLELFKETVASSLKYLVKITSIESLTLLEKELQKKIIAHDLELGRPPTAHWVWSTDDEEIEKILASFLQHSEEMINEIHTNKDKEELKSHMVLSLGALGFCMGSLMRETRKIEKGIQELVQWENPSSYIDFSEISCKINALYV, encoded by the exons ATGCTGTCGCTCGCCGCTGTAGCAAGGGGCCCGACCCATGCGGTGTGGCTTTGCCGGCTAGGCTCTGCGCTACGGACAGTCCTCGCATGCTCCATAGTGGGCTGCACCACCCTCTTCGGCCCACCTCCACTCCAGCGCCTGTTAGCCTTCCCGGCATTCTCTTACGTGACGGCAGTGCTGATCGTGTCAGACGCGAGGCTCGGGGACACGTTAAGGGGATGCTGGCACGTGCTGTGCGCCACAGTGCAGGTGGTGGTTCCTGCCATGTTGAGCCTGTGGCTGATCGGAGCTGGGCAGTTGAGCACCGGATTGGCGGCGGCGGTGGTGGCGCTGAGCGTGTTTGTGGTAGGGTTGCCGGAGTGGACACATCTGATGGCGAAGAGGATTGCGTTTGGGCAGATTGTGATCGTGTACGTGGGTGCTTCTATTATTCACGGGGAGGGAGCAGGAGCCTTCATGCACCTCCTCCAAGTGGCATCTAGTACGGCACTTGGAGCCTTGGCTTCTGTCCTCGCTCTCTTGTTGCCCTACCCTCGCCTAGCGTCCGGCGAG GTAAATGAAATATGGAAGTCCTACGCAGAAAATGCTTCAGAGAGGTTGAATCTGTTTTTGGGGGCATTCTCCGCCCCAGACAATTCCACAGCATTAGACTCAATTTCTCAGGCCAAGTTCTTTTCTGAACGGGGAGACAAGCTTCTTCAAACCATTAGACTCGTGGAG GATGGCATTCTGTGGGAGAGACCTTGGACAAGATTCTTCAAACCCCATTGCTTCGACCCAGGAGATAGATTGCAAGCCATCGAAATACCATTACGAGGGATGGAGATTGCTTTATCTTCTTTTACTTCCTTGCCCACTGCCATTGCTGATGACCAGCTCGGAGATGCTTTACAACGAGTGACTCTGAATACCAGCCTAAGACTTGAGCAAGCTAAATGCTCCCAACCTCTTGCTTCAACAACAGTTCCTAACTCGACGGGAAAGTTTTTAGACAAACCCCTTCAGGCCCTTAAAACCATTTCCCCAGCCCACGCTGCTCCTTcagctttctttttcttgtccTGTATGCAACTCCTCCAAGATGGCTTGCCCTCCCCTCAAAATCCTGAGCCCATATCTAACATAGGTCACAAGTCAAACACCGAAGAATCAAGGAATTCAAAGAAACCAGTTACATACAGCTTCAAAATGATGTGGAGCAGTTGGAACATGAGCCTAGCCAGTGGAAGACTGGTTTTTGCATTCAAATGTTCACTTTCCCTAGGGCTGGCTGTGCTGTTCGGTTTAATgtataacaaagaaaatgcaTATTGGTCTGGACTCACCATTGCCATCAGCTTTGCAACAGGGAGGCAAGCGATGTTCACAGTTGCAAATGCTCGAGCACAGGGTACAGCAATGGGATCAGTCTTTGGAATCTTGGGTTGCTTTGTTTTTCAAAGTTCCACGGTAATTAGGTTTCTACTTCTTCTCCCTTGGATAATTTTCGCTAGTTTTCTAATGCATAGTCGGATGTATGGCCAAGCTGGTGGGATTTCAGCAGTTATAGGTGCACTGTTAATATTGGGTAGGAAGAACTATGGCAGCCCAAGTGAATTTGCAATTGCTAGAATCACAGAGGCTTTCATTGGATTATCTTGTTTCATCATGGTAGAGATTCTCTTACGACCCAGGAGAGCAGCTACCCTGGCAAAAATTCAACTCTCACAAAGCTTGGCCACCCTTCAAGAGTGCATCAAAGAAATGGTCGTGTGTGTAGGTCAGACAGACAGTCCACATTTTGTTCTTCCAGCAATGAGAGAAAAGCAAAACAAGCTGAAAATGAATGTCAATGAATTGAACAAGTTCATTGGAGAGGCCAAGTTGGAGCCCAATTTCTGGTTCTTGCCTTTCCAAGGTGCTTGTTATTCGAAGCTTTGGGAATCTTTATCAAAGGTGGAGGATCTCTTGCTTTTTGTGGCCCACAATATTGATTTCCTCTTACAAGCATCACAGAGATTTGAAGTGTCTTGGAAAGAGATCCAAGAAAATATCCACAGTGATCTAGAACTTTTCAAGGAAACAGTGGCTTCTTCACTCAAATATCTTGTAAAGATCACTTCCATTGAGTCACTTACATTACTTGAGAAGGAACTGCAGAAGAAGATAATTGCCCATGACCTTGAACTGGGGAGACCACCAACTGCACACTGGGTTTGGAGTACAGATGATGAGGAGATAGAAAAAATTCTCGCTTCTTTTCTTCAGCATTCAGAGGAGATGATCAATGAAATCCACACTAACAAAGATAAGGAGGAGCTCAAGAGCCACATGGTTCTTTCTTTGGGTGCCCTAGGGTTTTGCATGGGTAGTTTGATGAGGGAAACAAGAAAGATTGAGAAAGGGATACAAGAACTAGTTCAATGGGAGAATCCCTCAAGCTACATAGATTTTTCTGAAATTTCCTGTAAGATCAATGCCCTTTATGTATAG